The Halarsenatibacter silvermanii sequence CATAGTTGCCGTTAAAAGCATGGACTTTGCCCAGCGATTTGGGCCTGTCGCTGTCCCAGTAATACTCATCATCTTCTTTAGAAAGCACAGGAGCAGGAATATAGGGTTTTAATTCCTCCTTTACAGCTACCGGGCCGGATCCGGGACCGCCGCCTCCATGAGGGGTGGAAAAGGTCTTATGCAGATTGTAATGAATCACATCAAAATTCATATCTCCGGGGCGCGCATAGCCCATTACAGCATTCATGTTAGCTCCATCATAATAGAGAAGACCCCCGGCTTCATGAACAATCTCGGCTATTTCCCTGATATCCTTTTCAAAGATTCCCAGCGTGTTGGGGTTGGTGAGCATGAGCGCGGCCACATCTTCATCAGCTGCTTCTTCCAGCTCATCGAGATCGATCATTCCTCTGTCGTTTGATTCAATCTCAACCACTTCCATACCGCACATGGTGGCAGTAGCCGGATTGGTTCCATGAGCTGAATCAGGTACTATTACCTTATTTCGATCGCCTTCTCCGTTATCTTCGAGATAATTCAATATAATCTGCAGGCCAACGTATTCCCCGTGTGCTCCGGAGGCTGGCTGGAGACTGACCTCATCCATACCGCTGATTTCGGCCAGATATTGTTTTAGTTCGTAGAGAAGCGAAAGTGAGCCCTGAACATGTCTTTCCGGTTGATAGGGATGAAGCATGGTAAGCCCGGGTATTCTGGCAATATCCTCATTAACCTTGGGGTTGTACTTCATGGTGCAGGAACCCAGCGGGTATATGCCGGAATCGACACCATAGTTGAGTTCTGAGAGACTCGTGAAATGTCTGACAACATCAACCTCGCTGACCTCCGGCAGCCCGGGCGCCTCATCACGAAGAGCCCATCCGGGCAGGTTTTCGCCGGGATCGACTTCGGGCACTTCTATCTCTGGCAGCGAATAACCCGTTCTGCCCGGTGTGCTGTAATCCTTCAATAAAGGTTCCTTCATTGCAGCACCACCTCCAGGGTGGAAACGTAATTATCCAGATCCTCTTTATATTTTTTCTCCGTCACATTAACCAATAGTCCTTCGACCTCTCCGAACTGCGAAAGATCGACCCCGGGCAGGATCCCTCTTTCTATCATTCCCTTTTCAATTTCGGCTGCAGATTTATCGGTCTTCATCCAGAACTCATGGAAGTGATTGTCGCCGTTGACTATCTCAACACCTTCCAATTCAGCCAGCTGATCCTTGAGATAGCGAGTCTTCTGATAGCAGTGATCGGCCACATCCTGAAGTCCCTGTTTGCCCATCGCTCCCATATAAATTGCGGCCATGACGACGTTCAGATTTTCGTTGGTGCAAATATTTGATGTTGCCCTCTCTCTACGGATATGCTGCTCCCGGGTCTGCATGGTCATTACAAAGCCCTCGTTGCCTTCATCATCAGTGGTGCGGCCAGAAAGACGTCCCGGCATTTTTCGCAGCAGCCTTCTATCATCTCTTATGGCCAGGTATCCCAGGTAGGGGCCGCCGTAATTAACCACATTGCCCAGAGGTTGAGCTTCTCCCACTGCGATATCAGCACCGAGCTCTCCCGGCGGAGTCAGCATACCTAAAGCTATGGGATTGGCAACAACGATAAGCTGAGTGTCGCTGTCCTCCAGAGCATCGTTTAACTTCTCGATATCTTCTATTGCTCCAAAAAAGTTAGGATATTGAACTACGACTGCAGCAGTTTCCGCATCAACAGCATCGATAATTTCATCGACTTTAACTACAGGTTCCTCCTCGTGCATCTCTATCTCATTAAAATCTATATCCTGAGGATATCCGTAGGTGCGGGCCACTCGACGATAGGCCGGATGAACAGTGCTCGAAAGAACAACTTTATCGCTGCGGGTAAATCGCGCTGCCATTAACACCGCTTCTCCGACAGCAGAACCTCCATCGAGCAGCGAAGCATTAGAGATCCCCATCCCGGTCAGTTCACATATCATGCTCTGATATTCATAAATTGTCTGCAGAGTTCCCTGGCTGAGTTCGGCCTGATAAGGGGTATAAGAGGTGTAAAATTCCTGGCGCAGTACCAGATGATCGATAATAGCCGGCAGATAATGATCATAGGAACCGGCTCCCAGATAACTATCTATTTCCCCCAGGCTCAAGTTGCGCTCGGCCTTTTCCTGAGCCAGCTCGACCAGCTCCATTTCCGACATTCCTTCGGGAATTTCAAAGGGACGATCCAGCATGACCTCCTCAGGTATGGCAGAAAATAATTCTTCTACATCTTCCGCGCCTATGGCAGAAAGCATTTCCTCCCGTTCCCGGTCGGTGTTGGAGATATAAGAAATATTACTCATTTAGGCTTCCTCCTCCAGATAATCCTGATATTCTTCAGCATCCATGAGCTCATCAAGTTCGGATTCATCGCTGAGCTCAATTTTAACAATCCACCCTCCTTCATAGGGTTCATCATTGATAAGCTCAGGGCTGTCGAGCAGATCTTCATTGACCTCCACGACCGTACCGCTGACCGGTGTGTAAACATCGGAAACAGCCTTGACAGACTCGATAACACCAAAGTTTTCATGTTTGTCGAATTCGTCGCCTTCCTGAGGCATCTCAACAAAAACAATATCTCCCAGCTCTTCCTGAGCATGATCCGTTAAACCAACTTTGCCAGAGCCATCCTCCACGGCTATCCATTCATGATCTTCCGTATAGCAGTAATCTTCCGGTACTTCCATATTATCCGCCTCCTGTTGTGATTTTTTATAAGGATCTTCTTGTATTCAGTTGGATAATAGGTGTGTAAAACCTCATTTTAATTGTGCTGTAAGATATAAAGCTTCGTTCACAATGAAATTTTTCCCCGGTTTAAGTTTAGTTGTCGGCCAAAAAATTGCGCTCCCTTCGCGAAAGCTCGTCCTTGAGCTCCCGCTCAGCCCGGCACATCCTGAGCCGGGGACACTATTTTTTGGCCGTGGACTCAACCTGAGTTTCGAAAAATTTCGAGTATCACTTTGCTTTATATCTTCCAGCCACTATTGTCATGATAGCGGTCTTATACGATATCTATCAACTGATAACAAGAAGATCCTTTTATAAATCATCTGATGCTAAAATTTCATATATATATGAATCTTCTCCATATCAGCTGGTTTAATATATCTTAGTCATATTCATACTGCTTATTACTGGAAGCTGACACGAACTTTGAAATTTTAACCAGCTGTTTCGGAGAAGAGCCATATTTATTAAACCATTTTGCAGGTTATATAAAAGGTGTCTTCACAATTTCGGCAGCCAGAGAACGCCCTCTTACTTCAATCTCAATCTCTCTGCCCACTTCAGAATATTCCTTATCTATATAAGCAAGGCCAATATTCTCCTCCAGACTGGGAGAATAAGAACCGCTGGTAACCTCTCCAATCTCTTTATCACCGCTGAGAACTGCATAACCATTGCGGGCTATGCCTCTTTCCCGAACTATAAAACCGGCCAGCTCTTTATCATATCCTTCTTCTCTGATCTCCACCAGGGCTTCCCGGCCAATAAAATCGCCTCCGTCAAAATCAACCGTCCAGCTCAAATTGGCCATCAGCGGGTGAATTTCCTCTGAAAGCTCGTGGCCATAAAGACAGAGCGTTTTTTCCAGCCTGAGAGTGTCACGTGCCCCCAGTCCTGTCGGCTGAATATCATGGCTTTTCCCGGATTCCATTATCCGCTGCCAGACATTATCAGCCTCTTTGGCGGCAAAATAAAGTTCAAAACCGTCTTCGCCCGTATATCCGGTTCGAGAAATTATGGTATCCACTCCGGCTATTTTCCCCTGGCTGAACTGAAATGGGTCGATTTCACCGAGCTCACAATCCGCCTGAGAGTTTAATACTTCTTCTGCAGCAGGCCCCTGCAGGGCGAGCAGAGCATATTCTTCGGTTCTATCATCGACCTCGACATCAGTAAAACTTTTTTCTTTTATCCATTCAAAATCTTTTTCTCGATTGGCTGCATTGACAACCAGGAGTAATTCATCTTCGGCCATCCGATATATCATCAGATCATCGACGACTCCCCCATGCTCATAGCACATGGGTGAATAAACCACAGATCCAGCTGACATATCAGCTATACTGTTTGTCAGCAGGTAATCAGCGCACTCTGCTGCTCTCTCGCCGGTCAGAAAAATCTCACCCATATGAGATACGTCAAAGAGACCGCAGTTCTTTCTAACATTGCGGTGTTCTTTGATAATTCCTTCGTACTCAACGGGCATCTCCCAGCCGCCAAAATCCGTCATGCTGGCTTCCAGCTCTTCATGCCGATGATAAAGCGGGGTTCTTTTAATTTTTAACCACCTCCATCAAATATTTTCCTCCAGAGAATCAAAATAGGGGAGGCTATAAATTAATATAGCCTCCCCTGTCCAGTTAACCTGTCCAGAGATCCGTCCATCCAGGATTCTTAAGCCTGAGAGTTTCGGTTCCCGCAGGAACCTTGCACCTTCGGCGCCCAAATAGGGACTCTCTCCTGAACTTCAACCGGAATCGACATATTGTGTTGATATGTCAGCAGGTATAGGTCTGTATATGATATTTTCAAAAATGGTATATTGATTTACTTCCGTAAAAATCGCTTGCTCCCAGAATACTTTCTCTGACTCATTATATATATTCTTTTTAAACAGCAGAATTCCTTCCTATAAATTCAGATTTTTTATATATTATAAATAAATGAATTAATAATTATCTCCGACAATTTTGCTGTTATTCGGGATTGAAAAGGTTTTCTACATCCTCCTTTACCTCATTGCGGGCCAGACAAATTATCAAATCATCTTTGAATAACCTGGTATTCCCCCGGGGAACCAGCGGGGAATCGCCCCGCAGAACAGAGGCAAAAACCACTTCCTGCGGCATATCGATTTCTTTTAATTTCTTACCTTCGACAGGTGAGTTCTCAGCCACCGTGAGCCTGAAAAGATTGAGACCGTCAAGATCATGGTAAAGGAGCTCTTTCATATCCTTAACTTTGACTTCCTGATCTACCAGCGCAGAAAGTATAGAGGCGCTGCTTACGGCGACATTTACTCCCAGCCAGTCGAAAAGCTTTTCATTGCCGGGGGTATTGACGGTGGTGAAGGTTCGATCGACCCCAAATGTTCTTTCGGCGATTTGACATATAACAAGATTATCCTGATCATCTTTGGTAACCGCTAAAACCACATCAGCTTTTTCTGCGCCCGCTTTTTCCAGCACATCGGCATCAGCTCCATCTCCCTGAACAGTTTCGATATCAAAGCGGTCCTGGAGCCGCTGACATTTATTTTCATCCATCTCAACCAGAATGATGTCATGCTCGTCTCTATTCAGATCATTGATTAAATATCTGCCCATTTTGCCGCCCCCGACAATTATTATATTCATGAATTATAACACCCCTATCAATTAAGATGGTTGGATCTTCTCCATATAAGGATAGAATATAGTTTTGGGCATATTCATATTCCTTATTTTTGGAAGTTACAAGGCTCTGTTCACAGTGAAATTTTTCCTGATAACCGAGTATATATGGCTATTTCACCAACTGTTCTATAGAAGAATCAGATGGTTTAACTTAAGCCTGCTGTCAGGACGATCAAAAAATCAGGATCGGATCTGAAATCTTATTCTTCAAACTTTTGGAGCAGATTTTCCAGCTGATCCAGGCTATCAGCTTTTATATGCAGCTGCCAGCTCTCCTCATCCTCTTTTATTTTTATCTCCAGAGGCAGCATTCTGGACAGCTGTTTTTCCAGGCTGCTGCGGCGGACCTGCCTGCTTTTGTCTTCTACCCCTCCATCTGAATGCCTTACATCGATCTCATCTTCATCCAGCTGTTCTCCTGGTTCAGAGGTTTCAGTTTTGACTTTTTGGGACAGCCTGTCAATATTCAATAACTCTTTATCTTTCCGCTCCCCTGACTCTTCGGCGCTTTTTTTGAGCCTGGAAACATACTTCTCGGTTTCTCTCACACTCATCTTCTCTTCCATGATCTTTTCAGCTGCTTTTATCTGCTGATCTTTGCTGTCAATACCGGCCAGAGTTCTGGCCTGTCCGGCTGATAATGTTTCACGTGAAACATATTCCTGTACCTCGAGAGGGAGTTTGAGCAATCTGAGTGAATTGCTGATACTTGAACGACTTCTGCCCAGGCGCGAGGATAATTCAGCCTGGGTGAGATCAAGCTCTTCAAGAAGCTGTTTATAAGCGCGAGCCTCTTCCAGCGGATTGAGATCTTTCCGATGAATATTCTCTATCAGAGCAAGTTCCATCATTTTATCTTGATCCAGATCTCTAACCAGAGCCGGAATCCTTTCCAGGCCGGCTTTTCTGGCAGCCCTCCAGCGTCTTTCCCCGGCCACAAGATAATATCCTTCCCCGGAGGTGGTGAGAATAACAGGCTGCAGAATCCCGTTTTCCCGGACTGATTCAGCGAGTTCTTCCAGCTCTTCTTCAGCAGCCGCATTATCTCTGGGCTGATAGGGATTGGGCTCAATTCTCTCGAGATTTATATCCTTCAACTCCTGATCATGCTCCCCTTTGCTTCCCAGCAGAGCATCGAGTCCCCGGCCCAGTCGACTCTTTTTTTCTTCATTCATTCTCGAGCACCTCCTCTGCCAGCTGACTGTAAGCTTTTGCGCCCCGGGAAGAAGGATCATAGGCAAATATTGATTGACCGAAGCTGGGAGCTTCGCTTAATCTGACATTTCTGGGTATTACCGTCTCATAAAGTCTGTCGGAAAAAAACTTCTCAACCTCCTCGCTCACCTGAGAGGAGAGATTGGTGCGGGCATCGTACATGGTTAAAAGCACACCTCTGATTTTTAGAGAGGGATTTAAATTGTTCTGGACAAGCTCAACTGTATCCAGAAGCTGTCCTAAACCTTCTAAAGCATAATATTCACACTGTATTGGTATAATAATATCATCAGCAGCGGATAAAGCATTGAGCGTCAAAAGTCCCAGAGAAGGAGGACAGTCGATCAAAGCATAATCGTAATCTATCAGCTTCCCTTCTATTTCCTGGGCCAGCTTCTTCTCTCTGGATATTTGTGATACCAGTTCGATTTGAGCCCCGGCCAGATCGATGCTGGAAGGCAGCAGTTTGAGATTATCCTCGTCCAGATCCTGAACCAGTGTATCGAACTGCTGACTGCCCAATAGAAGTTCATAAATGCTGTGTTCGAGTTCTGATTTATCCACGCCCAGTCCGCTGGTGGCATTGCCCTGGGGATCAATGTCAATAATGAGAACTTTTTTTCCCTTTCTGGCCAGCGCCGCTCCCAGATTTACGGCGGTGGTGCTTTTTCCTACCCCACCTTTTTGATTGACCACAGCGGTTATATATGCTTTGTTATTCTCTTCATTTCTATCAGTCATGATTGTCCTCCCCCGGGCCCCTGGCCCTGATCTCCTGTAAATTTAAACTAATCCTGTAAATATAATTCTATCAAACCGCCTTATCTCCTGCCTAAAGAGGTCGCTTCTCGGGAACTCCGACGCTGCGGGGAAATCTTTCCGGAGTTTTTTCTACTTTTTTGGAAATGAGAAAATACCTTTCTTCTTCCAGATAAGGAACGTCAATTTTCCGGACAATAATTTCAGACCCACCCATTTTTTCAGCAACTCCTGCAGCTGTTTTTAACTCTTCCCTGTAATTTGGCCCTTTATATAAACCCACCTGGCCAGAAACTCTGACCAGCGGCAGAGCATATTCCAGCACGACACCCGCCCGGGCCACTGCTCGGGCTGTGACAAAGTTAAACTTCTCTCGAAAATCGGGATCATCCCCCAAAATTTCCGCTCTTTCTGCAATGGGAAAACAGTTATGAATATCGAGCTTGTTGACTGATGATCTGATAAAATCAATCCGGCTCTGTCGAGAATCGAGCAGATAAAAATCTATATCCGGACGGGCCAGGCTCCACAAAAATCCTGGCAGACCGGCCCCGCTGCCGATATCAAGCACCGGCCCCCCAGAAGGTATGGATTCCAGAGAAAGAGGGGCCAGACAATCGAGGAAATGGCGTATAATAATTTTCTGTGAACCTTTCGTCCCAATTAAATTTTTTCTTCTGTTCCGCCGCTGTAAAAGTTCTAAAAAAGATATCATATTCTCCAAATTCTGTCTGGATAGCGAGATGCCGATCAGATCTGCTCCCTCTTTGAGCAAACGAAATTCTTCCTGCAAGGCTATTATCATCACTCCTCTTTTTCTTTATCGGCTTTTTCCTCTTTTTCCAGATAAATCATCAGGGCAGAAATATCTGCCGGCGAAACACCCGAAATTCTGGAGGCCTGGCCTAAAGATCGAGGTCTGATGCGCGATAATTTTTCCCGAGCTTCCTGGCGAAGATTGGAAAGTTCATCGTAGTTGATATCTTCGGGCAGAAGGCGATTTTCCATCCTTTCAAACTCCTTAATCTGCTGGCGCTGTCTGTCGATATAGCCCTGATATTTATTGGAGATCTCCACCTGCCTGAAAACTTCTCGAGGATATTCCGGCAGATCATCCACGATCTTTTTCAGATCCGGATAAGAAATTTCGGGCCGGCGCAGGATTTTTTCCAGATTTGCATCCTGTTTAAGCCCACCGCTGTCCAGTTCCTGAAGCGCCTGTATTACATCTCTGGTGGGAGTAACTTTTGTATTGTTCAGGTAATCTTCCAGCTCCTCTATCTGCTCTTTTTTGTTCTTGTAAATTTCCCATCTCCTATCACTCACCAGCCCAGTTTCACGACCGAGAGGGGTGAGCCTTTGATCGGCATTGTCCTGCCGCAAAAGCAGTCTGTATTCAGCACGCGAAGTTAGCATCCGATAGGGTTCGCGGGGGTTTTTGGTGACCAGTTCATCGATCAAAACACCAATATACGCCTCAGACCTCTGGAGAATAAGGGGGTCTCTGCCTTCCAGAGCCAGCGCTGCATTGATTCCCGCTATCAAGCCCTGTCCACCCGCCTCTTCATAGCCGGAGGTGCCGTTGATCTGTCCGGCGGTATACAAACCCTCGATGGAATCTGTCTCGAGGGTCAGATCAAACTGACCGCTGGCGACACAGTCATATTCAATAGCATAGCCCGGCCTCATAATTTCCGCCCGCTCCAGCCCGGGTATAGTTTCGAGAACTCTCTGCTGGACATCGAGCGGCAGTCCGGTAAAAAGACCGGAGATATAAAATTCATCAGTACTCCTACCTTCCGGCTCCAGGAAGAGCTGATGACTGTCTTTATCGGGAAATTCCACAACTTTATCTTCTATAGAAGGACAATAACGGGGCCCGGTTCCTTCCATCTCACCCGAGATCAAAGGTGCTCTATCGACCTGAGATCTTATCAATTCATGCGTTTTTTCGGTGGTGTGTGTCAACCAGCATGAATCCTGCTTTTTTCCCTGTAGAGGTGAATCGGATGTAAAAGAAAAACTGAGATTACCCTTATCTCCAGGTTGCTCTCGCATTTTAGAAAAGTCAACGGTGCTGCCTTTTACCCGGGGAGGGGTGGTGGTCATAAATCTCAACAGATCAAAGTTCAATTCCTCCAGAGATTCTGAAAGACTGTTGGCGGGATATTGCTGGTTAGGACCGGCGCTGTATCTTGCCTCACCGATGATATTACAGGCACGAAGGAAAGTGCCGGTTGTCAGAATGACTTTATCAGCTCGATATAATATGCCTGTTTTGGTCACCACTCCGGAAATCTTCTTCTCTTCTACGACAAGATCAACAACCACATCCTGCTTGAGGTCGAGATTCTGCTGATTTTCTAAAACCTGTTTCATTCTTTCGTGATATCGAGCTTTATCAGCCTGACCCCGCAGTGCCTGAACTGCCGGCCCCTTGCTGGTGTTAACCATTCTAATCTGAGTCATGGTTTTATCCATGTTTACCGCCATCTCCCCTCCCAGAGCATCTATCTCCCTGGCGATATGAGCTTTACCCGGCCCTCCCAGCGAAGGGTTGCAGGGCATAAAAGCTACGTGATCCAGATTTACGGTGAGTACCAGCACCCGATAGCCCATGCGTGCTGGAGCCAGAGCTGCTTCACAGCCGGCATGACCTGCACCCACCACTATGACATCGTATTTTTTGGGAGATTCGCTGGTATAATTTCCGGAACCGGCATCCCGCTCACTCATAATATATACCTCCTGTAAATCGTTTAAAAATGTTTCACGTGAAACATCTCGATAAATATTGAGTATTTAAGCCCGATTTAAAGACTATTTGCCCACGCAAAAATCCGAAAATATTTTTTCCACCATATCTTCGGTGACAGTTTCCCCCGTTATTTTGCCCAGCTCATGCAGAGCATCCCGCAGATCGATGCTGAGCATATCTTCTGGCATACCGCGCTTGCAGGCCTGCTGCATATGCTCAAGACTTTCGCGGGCTTTTTCCAGAGCCCGTCTGTGTCTGAGCCGGGTTACGGTATAATCATGATCTCCTACGACCCTGTCGCTGAAAATCAGCTCAACGATGGTCTCTTTCAATTCTTTTAAACCCCGACGCTCTTCTACCGAAATAAACAAAACAGGAGCCCCCGGGAAATTTTTCTCGATCTTTTCTCTATCTAAATCCGCAGGCAAGTCCGTTTTGTTTACCAGTATGATTAAAGGTTTTTCTTGAATTTTGGCGAATATTTCCCTATCTTCTTCTGTCAGCCCCTGACTGACATCGAGCATAAACAGCACCAGATCAGCGCTGCGCAGAGAGCTTTCACTGCGGGCCACACCGATTTTTTCCACCTGGTCATCGGTTGTTCTAATTCCAGCGGTATCAGTTATTCTGAGGGGAATTCCTTCGAGATTTACTATCTCAGAAATTACATCTCTGGTGGTTCCAGGAACCTCGGTAACTATAGCCCTCTCTTCATTTAGTAATGTGTTGAGTAGACTGGACTTGCCCACGTTTGGTTTTCCCGCAATCACGGTTTTGAGTCCTTCGCGATAAATTCTGCCCTCTCTGCTGCTGGCTATAAGCTTCTTTAGAGGCGATAACATATTTTCTATTCTTTCATCCAGCTCATCACCGGCAAATCCGGGAATTTCATCCTCGGGGAAATCACAGGTAGCCTCCAGCTGACTCAACAATTCCAGCATGTCATCTCTTAAATCCTTGATACGGGAAGAAAGATTCCCCTGAAGCTGCTGCATAGCTAACTCTCTGCTCTTTTCCGTCTGGGAATTTATCAGATCTATTATAGCCTCAGCCTGAGACAGATCTATGCGGCCGTTCAGAAATGCCCGCCGGGAAAACTCCCCCGGTTCAGCCATCCTGGCCCCCGCCTGCAGCACAGCCTCTAAAACTCCATTTAAGGGCATCATCCCTCCGTGACAATCAAATTCTACCGTGTCTTCAGAGGTAAATGAACGCGGTGATTTTAATACCAGAGCAAGCACTTCATCTATTTTGTTTTCTTCTTTATCCCTTATAAAACCATAATGTATCGTATGGCTGGCGACCTCTGATAAACTCTTACCGGAAGGCGAAGTAAATACGCTGTCGGCAATTTTCAGAGCCCGGGAGCCGCTTATTCTCACCTTGCCCAGCCCGCCGCTGCCTGCTGGAGTGGCTATTGCGGCAATAGTCTCCTCCTGTTCAGGTGTATTTTTGCTCTGGTTATCCCCATCTTTTCGCTCCGACATATCTTTAAAACACTCCTCCTTAAATCCTGTGATTATCCGATAAAAAAACCCAGCAGGGCAGCCCTACTGGGTGATCTACCGCCACTTATATATTTTAAAACTAATTTCCCGCCCCGGTACTATGAGATTTCGATTGAGACTGCTCGTTCATGGTGGTTTCAATCAAGACCTTGCGGAAAGGTTCTTCTCCTTCGCTGTAAGTTTTAACCCGGGGATCATCTTTAACAGCCAGGTGAATAACCCTTCTCTCATGCGGGGGCATGGGATCGAGCATAACTTTGCGGCCGGTTTCAATAGCCCTTCTTTTCATTTTTTCAGCCAATCTTTCCAGTGTTTCGCGGCGTCTCTCTCTATAACCCTCTGCATCAAGCATCACCCGGTGATAACTTTCAGTTTCACGATTTACGGCCAGAGAGGTCAGATACTGGAAAGCGTCCAGTGTTTCGCCTCTGTGACCTATAACCAGACCGAGTTCGTTATCTGAATGGAAGTTGTAATAAAGCTGTTCATCGTCGCTTTTTTCCTTTACATGCTCCACTTCGACTTCTAAATTCCCGGCCTCAAGAATCTTTTCGAGAAATTCTCTGCCTATGTCTTCAGGTTTTTTGAGATGAGTGACCTTAACCTCGGCATCCCTTTTACCTATAATTCCCAGAAGCCCGGAACTACCCTCATCCAGAATTTCTATTTCTGCTTCAGTTCGTCCTATTCCCAGTTCAGCGAGTGCCTTTTCGACAGCTTCATCAACCGTTTCAGCTTTACTGACAGTGCTTTCGGTCCAATCCATATATCGTCAGGCCTCCTCAACGGCAGTTTCCGGTTCATCTGGCTCCCTTTTAACGTAATACTGCTGGAAAAATTGAAAGAGAGTTGAAGTAAAGAGATAGAGCATAACAGCTGCGGGCAGCTGAAAACCTATAAAAACTATAAAAAGCGGCATAAAATACATCATCATCCCGGCTTTACCGCCGCCCCCGGAAAGGCTCTGGGTCATTTTGGAATGACCGAGCATAACCAGACCTGTCAAAATGACCAGAACTATGTCTCTCTCAGCAAGTGAACCACCGGTAATCCTGCCTATCCAGAGAAAAACTGATTCCTCAAATTCCGGAACGGTTTCACTCATCTGCATTATCGCCCTGTAAAGGGGGATAATAATTGCCATCTGAATAACGAGAGGCAGACAGCCTGAAAGCGGATTAACGTTATTTTCCTGATAAAGTTTCATCATCTCTTCCTGCTGTTTTTCTTTATTGTCGTCGTACTTGTCTTTAATTTCCTGCATCTGGGGCTGCAGTTCCTGCATGGCTTTCATAGATTTGGTCTGTTTGATCATCAAAGGCAGTAAAAGCAGCCTTATCAATACCGTGAAAAGGATAATGGCCAGCCCGTAGCTGGGAACAAATCCATACAAAAAAACGATGGTCTCGGTCATAAAATCGATCAGGCGTCCAAACAGTGCAAACATTAAATAATTCCTCCTATTCTACCGGATCAATTCCGCCTGGATTGAAGGGATGACATCTGCTTATTCTTTTTATCCCCATCCAGACACCTTTAAAAGGTCCGTATTTCTCAATGGCCTGCCGGGTATAGCTGGAACAGGTGGGATAAAAACGACAGGACCCGGGCAGCATCGGTGATATAAAACGCTGATAGATACCGATGAGGAGCAAAAATATTCTCCTAAAAAGTCTTTTGATCATATAATTCACCACCTGTAAACAATCGGTTTACGACCGATCGGTAAATAAGTCAGCTTCCTGAAAAAGTTTTTTGAGATCCTGTTTAATCTCGTAGAAATTAAGTGATTTTACCCAGGGCCTCGCTATTATTACCATATCATAGCCTGGTTTTAAAAGATGAGAAAGCCAGCGTCTGACAATCTCTTTTAATCTTCTCTTTATCTTATTTCTTGTTACTGCCGTACCTACCTTCTTGCTGACTGTAAATCCAAATCGATTATTATCAG is a genomic window containing:
- the gcvPA gene encoding aminomethyl-transferring glycine dehydrogenase subunit GcvPA, encoding MSNISYISNTDREREEMLSAIGAEDVEELFSAIPEEVMLDRPFEIPEGMSEMELVELAQEKAERNLSLGEIDSYLGAGSYDHYLPAIIDHLVLRQEFYTSYTPYQAELSQGTLQTIYEYQSMICELTGMGISNASLLDGGSAVGEAVLMAARFTRSDKVVLSSTVHPAYRRVARTYGYPQDIDFNEIEMHEEEPVVKVDEIIDAVDAETAAVVVQYPNFFGAIEDIEKLNDALEDSDTQLIVVANPIALGMLTPPGELGADIAVGEAQPLGNVVNYGGPYLGYLAIRDDRRLLRKMPGRLSGRTTDDEGNEGFVMTMQTREQHIRRERATSNICTNENLNVVMAAIYMGAMGKQGLQDVADHCYQKTRYLKDQLAELEGVEIVNGDNHFHEFWMKTDKSAAEIEKGMIERGILPGVDLSQFGEVEGLLVNVTEKKYKEDLDNYVSTLEVVLQ
- a CDS encoding ParB/RepB/Spo0J family partition protein; the protein is MNEEKKSRLGRGLDALLGSKGEHDQELKDINLERIEPNPYQPRDNAAAEEELEELAESVRENGILQPVILTTSGEGYYLVAGERRWRAARKAGLERIPALVRDLDQDKMMELALIENIHRKDLNPLEEARAYKQLLEELDLTQAELSSRLGRSRSSISNSLRLLKLPLEVQEYVSRETLSAGQARTLAGIDSKDQQIKAAEKIMEEKMSVRETEKYVSRLKKSAEESGERKDKELLNIDRLSQKVKTETSEPGEQLDEDEIDVRHSDGGVEDKSRQVRRSSLEKQLSRMLPLEIKIKEDEESWQLHIKADSLDQLENLLQKFEE
- the gcvPB gene encoding aminomethyl-transferring glycine dehydrogenase subunit GcvPB; translation: MKEPLLKDYSTPGRTGYSLPEIEVPEVDPGENLPGWALRDEAPGLPEVSEVDVVRHFTSLSELNYGVDSGIYPLGSCTMKYNPKVNEDIARIPGLTMLHPYQPERHVQGSLSLLYELKQYLAEISGMDEVSLQPASGAHGEYVGLQIILNYLEDNGEGDRNKVIVPDSAHGTNPATATMCGMEVVEIESNDRGMIDLDELEEAADEDVAALMLTNPNTLGIFEKDIREIAEIVHEAGGLLYYDGANMNAVMGYARPGDMNFDVIHYNLHKTFSTPHGGGGPGSGPVAVKEELKPYIPAPVLSKEDDEYYWDSDRPKSLGKVHAFNGNYAVMLKAYAYIRGQGAGGLKRVSENAVLNANYLKQQLIDEFDLPFAADSFHEFVISGRKQKKEHGVTTQNIAKRLLDYNQYAPTIYFPLVVEEAMMTEPTETENKESLDNFADIMKTIAREAEEDPEMVKNAPHEAPVGHLDEAEAARNPDLCWG
- a CDS encoding potassium channel family protein — encoded protein: MNIIIVGGGKMGRYLINDLNRDEHDIILVEMDENKCQRLQDRFDIETVQGDGADADVLEKAGAEKADVVLAVTKDDQDNLVICQIAERTFGVDRTFTTVNTPGNEKLFDWLGVNVAVSSASILSALVDQEVKVKDMKELLYHDLDGLNLFRLTVAENSPVEGKKLKEIDMPQEVVFASVLRGDSPLVPRGNTRLFKDDLIICLARNEVKEDVENLFNPE
- the gcvH gene encoding glycine cleavage system protein GcvH encodes the protein MEVPEDYCYTEDHEWIAVEDGSGKVGLTDHAQEELGDIVFVEMPQEGDEFDKHENFGVIESVKAVSDVYTPVSGTVVEVNEDLLDSPELINDEPYEGGWIVKIELSDESELDELMDAEEYQDYLEEEA
- the gcvT gene encoding glycine cleavage system aminomethyltransferase GcvT, which codes for MKRTPLYHRHEELEASMTDFGGWEMPVEYEGIIKEHRNVRKNCGLFDVSHMGEIFLTGERAAECADYLLTNSIADMSAGSVVYSPMCYEHGGVVDDLMIYRMAEDELLLVVNAANREKDFEWIKEKSFTDVEVDDRTEEYALLALQGPAAEEVLNSQADCELGEIDPFQFSQGKIAGVDTIISRTGYTGEDGFELYFAAKEADNVWQRIMESGKSHDIQPTGLGARDTLRLEKTLCLYGHELSEEIHPLMANLSWTVDFDGGDFIGREALVEIREEGYDKELAGFIVRERGIARNGYAVLSGDKEIGEVTSGSYSPSLEENIGLAYIDKEYSEVGREIEIEVRGRSLAAEIVKTPFI